One Coffea eugenioides isolate CCC68of chromosome 2, Ceug_1.0, whole genome shotgun sequence genomic window, ATCTAACCACATTAAGTTATATGATCGAagtccaaaaagaaaagaaaagaaaaccaaaaaaaattgaatatcaGCAGCTCAAACTGTTGACGCTTGACAAAAGTTCAGATGGAGAAAATACTGGCATATGACGAGCGATACTGGAATTTGCTGACAATTTGTTCCCCAGCTAATTAATAATGTTTTGCTGCAGTATTAATTGTGTTTGACAATAATGTCGTTAAATCTTGACTATGTAGTTTATGAGTAGGAGTTCGAAAGCTGGATTCTGTTGGAATGCCTGATAACATTTTGTGGCTCAGCACACTTCGTGATATCATCCTAAACAAAGAATGAATGCTATGAAACTGGATGGAGTCTTTATTCACAGATTTTTTGTggccagttttttttttccttcctttttttttttgtgtaggAGAATAAGCTCCCATCTCAATCAAGCTTCATAAAAATCGTAATGAATGGCAAAATTTCATGCTCGTATGGATATTGTAATGAAAGTCTTGTACGGTTAATTCTATATATGCCCCCCGATGCAGTGTGGCAGAAAACAACAATATTGATGTCATCAAGTATATTGCGAGTCCTTAAACCACATTGATGTTTATATGGTGGCCTTTGATGAGGATTATTTGCATCTTTGTGACTAAAACTTGTAAATGACCTGCTCATAATGCCTTCACAAATTGAACAACAGCTTTGGCGGCATTTGAAGCTGCCAGAGGCCCAAATAAGTCGATTGGATTCTGGCCTTCTTGTGCTCCAGCTTGGTCGGATAGTCCTCGGATGACAATAACCGGAAACCCATTTGACAGACTTGTCTGAAAGGCCAGAACACACAGACAGTTAATTATCTTGGTTGTTAAAGGAATGATTCTGAGAAACGATGATTGAAATCTGTTGAGAATTGAAAGGTATGTGAAAATTGATCCAACTTCTTGGTTTCCGCATTTGTCAAGACGAATTTAGACTGCAGATTTGCAGAACAGGTGATCAAGAACATGACCAAGCCTGAGTTGTAATGGCTGAAATACACGGACAAGAGAAGGGAACTTGCCATGACCACGGCTACACTTTCCATATCCACTGAGGAGACTTGGAAAGTTTTGTATAGGAACTCCCCATAAGCTGCATTGTCAAGGAAAATGTCAGCAGTTGCGCCGCTGAGTCCAACAACTAGCTTGGGCCTTTGAGTTAGGCACGAGCTCGAGTTCACGCACTGCTCCAGCACCATCCCCTGTAACAGGAAAAATAGCACGAGTCTTGAGTATTTTTGACACTTAATAATTGCTAAGGTTTTTCAGGCTTCAGAACCAGAACGAATGCAACGGATCATAAGCATGGTTCGAAGTGTCGGCCGAGACCGAGACGAGATGACTCCAAGATACTTGACTCGCCAAGAACTCGGTCGAGTCACCGAGAACTCGATCGAGAAATCTCCGATACAGATTGTCTTGGCCCAGTCGACCCGAGTCATCTCGAGTCAACTCGTAAATTTACattttgcaaattttcttttgctaattgttttattatttttttgtttagcatatttttgaatattatttataatttttaaaatattaaatatttcaaaatttgcaTCTTGTCGAAACCGTAACCAATATACCACGACCGATGTAAAACGATTCGTGCCGCGaccgcgaccgcgactttgaaccatgatcATAAGGGAGTCCTATACTAATAAATCTTCGATTGAGAGAGAAGAGGAAAAATACAGAAGATAAGAGAAGGAATTGTGTCGAGTCATTTCTTACCTCAAGACGAGTGTTTGCTAATTCAAGCCAATTCTTGCTTACGTGAAACCAAAGCTTTCTTTGAGCAGTATTGGGCTTTCCCCACTTCGAAAAGAACTGCTCAGTGCTGTATCCAATGCTCCCCAATTGATTATATCCTCTGGACGGCTCACTGTAGGCTCCAAAATCCAATTCAGTAAAATCACCTGCTGGGATTGTCGCATTAGGCTTCTGCTCAGGAAAAAGATTCATGTAAATCAGTCGAAAACAGATGTATTAACATGTTaaaagcaagaaatggaagttaCGAGCCAATCCCATAAGCCCGCCTGAGCAAACTGCTTGGGGATGGTAACATCTCCTATGGACATGGAATTATTAATACTGCCCGCGATGCCAAAATGCACTACTCCAATTACATCAAACATATCTAACATTTGTTGCGTTGCTGCTGCAGCATTCACCTGAGTGAAACAGGATGATGTTTGTAAGGTTGTCATTGACCAAAAgggaaacccaaaaaaataagaCGAAGTACaggaaaaaaaatacataaatcATAGAAATTAAGCACTTTATGTTGGAAAATTTCTCTTTGTCTAATATTGTTCAGTTTGCTGCATCTAATCTTAGCTCCTTTAGAAATGCATCAATTCTTTCTCATGCCCCAATTCAAAGGGCTCCTATACATTTAAAaaagcaataataataataataattatctGACTCAGCTGAGGATCTGCTGTTTCTCGAACAAAAGAATAGGCAGTTTGGTTTGTAATTTAACTTCATTTTGAATACGAGCTCGATGTTCCAATTTGTATTACCATAACAGAGACGAAAGTCAAGAAATACGCTTCAATTTCTCCTAGGAAGAGTTCTACTCTTTTCTTTCGTCAGAACAAGGCACTATTACGCGAACTAGAGAAAATATGAAGCCTACCATTCCAACCCCGCATCTCACATAAATGACTTTCTTTTTTCCCATCTTCCCTACTCGGAAACGCCTGCCTGCAAGAGAATAGTAGAAACCAGGACCTCTTCCTCAATAATCAAAGTTATATACGGACGGACTTTACCTGACAAGTCGACATAAGGGTGTTTTTGGTGTGGTTTGAATGCACCAGTGTCAAAGAAAGCATCTTCTTCTGGGGGATAAACCGTGATCAAACCAAGATAAGGCCCCCTAAGGTTAACCTCCTTCAGTATTGTTAATGAAGATTCTAATTTTTCTGCTGATGACAAAAGGGCTGACAATGACAGACAACACAACAGAGCGGAAGCAAGATCAATCATCACTAATCCTCTTTCAGTGACTTGTTTTGCAGCCATTGTCGCATTTCTTTTAGCATAGACGATAACTAATGTTGCTTGGGATTTCTTTTGTGACCaagcatttctttttttttttttttgctttgagctgcaaaagaaaagaacaagaaTAAATTAATCAGATTTAAATACATGTCACGTCCAGTAGATATCAAGTGCTTGTTCCGAGCTGGTTATTATTGTCAAGTGTTAGCTATGGAACACAAGCCCAACACCAACGTGGAGATTGAAGATGTTATGTTTCACAAAAAAGCATTGTATAAAGGCGCACATTAATATTAGTTAATTAGTAAGTActctttttttaagaaaaaaagaattaaagttATTTAACTCCTTGATGACTCAAATTCGTGACCCCTCAGTTACGAATAAAGTGTGTGTTTTACGAATTAAATCACGTTACATTGATAGTTGTAGGCCTTGAACAAGAAAAATATTAAGTTGAAGCAATAAAGTGAAACTCGTAGTGCAAGGGAGTTGATATTCATACTAATCTAAGTGCACATAGCTCGCATAACATGAAACAAAG contains:
- the LOC113763868 gene encoding bark storage protein A-like isoform X2; translation: MAAKQVTERGLVMIDLASALLCCLSLSALLSSAEKLESSLTILKEVNLRGPYLGLITVYPPEEDAFFDTGAFKPHQKHPYVDLSGRRFRVGKMGKKKVIYVRCGVGMVNAAAATQQMLDMFDVIGVVHFGIAGSINNSMSIGDVTIPKQFAQKPNATIPAGDFTELDFGAYSEPSRGYNQLGSIGYSTEQFFSKWGKPNTAQRKLWFHVSKNWLELANTRLEGMVLEQCVNSSSCLTQRPKLVVGLSGATADIFLDNAAYGEFLYKTFQVSSVDMESVAVVMTSLSNGFPVIVIRGLSDQAGAQEGQNPIDLFGPLAASNAAKAVVQFVKAL
- the LOC113763868 gene encoding bark storage protein A-like isoform X3; translation: MAAKQVTERGLVMIDLASALLCCLSLSALLSSAEKLESSLTILKEVNLRGPYLGLITVYPPEEDAFFDTGAFKPHQKHPYVDLSGRRFRVGKMGKKKVIYVRCGVGMVNAAAATQQMLDMFDKPNATIPAGDFTELDFGAYSEPSRGYNQLGSIGYSTEQFFSKWGKPNTAQRKLWFHVSKNWLELANTRLEGMVLEQCVNSSSCLTQRPKLVVGLSGATADIFLDNAAYGEFLYKTFQVSSVDMESVAVVMTSLSNGFPVIVIRGLSDQAGAQEGQNPIDLFGPLAASNAAKAVVQFVKAL
- the LOC113763868 gene encoding bark storage protein A-like isoform X1, which translates into the protein MAAKQVTERGLVMIDLASALLCCLSLSALLSSAEKLESSLTILKEVNLRGPYLGLITVYPPEEDAFFDTGAFKPHQKHPYVDLSGRRFRVGKMGKKKVIYVRCGVGMVNAAAATQQMLDMFDVIGVVHFGIAGSINNSMSIGDVTIPKQFAQAGLWDWLKPNATIPAGDFTELDFGAYSEPSRGYNQLGSIGYSTEQFFSKWGKPNTAQRKLWFHVSKNWLELANTRLEGMVLEQCVNSSSCLTQRPKLVVGLSGATADIFLDNAAYGEFLYKTFQVSSVDMESVAVVMTSLSNGFPVIVIRGLSDQAGAQEGQNPIDLFGPLAASNAAKAVVQFVKAL